One window from the genome of Malus domestica chromosome 01, GDT2T_hap1 encodes:
- the LOC103422894 gene encoding RNA polymerase II transcriptional coactivator KIWI-like: MSWRGKRKDEDDHASGGDSEGHAPPKKASKRDTDSDSSDDITVCEISKNRRVSVRNWNGKVVVDIREFYVKDGKQMPGKKGISLTMDQWNVLRNHVEEIDKAVNETS; the protein is encoded by the exons ATGTCGTGGAGAGGGAAGAGAAAAGATGAGGACGATCACGCGTCGGGAGGGGACTCTGAGGGCCACGCGCCACCCAAAAAGGCCTCCAAGAGAGACACAGACTCCGACTCCTCCGACGACATCACTGTCTGCGAG ATTTCCAAGAATAGAAGGGTAAGCGTGAGGAACTGGAATGGCAAGGTTGTGGTCGACATTCGCGAGTTCTATGTCAAGGATGGCAAGCAAATGCCTGGAAAAAAGG GAATCTCGCTGACAATGGATCAG TGGAATGTGCTGCGGAATCACGTGGAAGAAATTGACAAGGCTGTCAACGAGACCTCTTAG